A stretch of DNA from Thunnus thynnus chromosome 16, fThuThy2.1, whole genome shotgun sequence:
TGAATTCCAGGTCAGGACATAACAGGATTACGTCGTCACATGTTTGCCTGCGGGCAAATAGGAAAAGGTTAAAACTGCGATATATCTAATGTTCtattttttcacataaatatCACCTTTAATGTAGACTTGGGGCTGCACATAGAAAGCGAGGCTGGATCATCAGGAGGCCCTTAAGTTCCCAAGATCACTTTATGGCAAGTAATTTGTGgtaatttgaaatgatttgaAGTGATGAATGTAAACTCAAACTGTAAGAGCCTCATGGTGACCTAATCCTGTTTCCTCTATTTCCAGCAAGCTATTGCCCCCAAAATGTTAATGAAATACATGGCTCTCCTTTTTGTGGTAATGTGAGGGAGCCCACACAAAGTGTAGCCAGGGGCCTTTCACATGATCACCTTAAACTGCCAGTGGGGTTGATGAACAGCAAATTAGATAGAGGTGGACTGTAAAAGAGGAtgcaaacaatattttttatttctacaatttctctcattattctttaaaaggaaaacaaagaactTCTTTATACTTTTCAGAAGAAGACAATAAAGCCAGAATCCAGCCTGTCATGGCACTGCCTCTCTCTATAGGTCAGCTAAGGTGCTTGGTCAATGCACACCACAGGTTAATCATAGTTATTAATGTAGGAACTTTATACACACCATAAAATGATCCATAAACATTTTACTGGTTCCAGAGTCTCACCTCTCACCTATCTGGAAAGATAACGTCTACCACTTCGACTATGAAATGTGTGTAAGACCAATGCAACCACACACAGGAAATTTCAGAACTATGCAATTCTGGACCCTTACTCCGGGGGTTGGATGGTTTCCAGATTAATCAAATACTGAGTTTAATTTCGgtaaatgcaaatgaaatttaaatagaaatatgtacaattttaacacatctgacaaaaacaaagaacacgAACAAAAACTAGTGTCGCATGAATAGTTATGTAGGTCGTCTCTATGTCACAAATCCGGCACATTTGTGTCACAAAGACTGCATCTGCGCTCAGGACTCCACTACCCAGCATGCAATAGTGCTTGCATAATTCAGTACGATTGGCTGACGTCACCCCGCCCCTCGTGCTCCCCTGTCAGTCTCCGGTCTATCTGACATGTTTTACTGCAGAGCGGTTCACACCGAGAGTTCCGTTAACAACAACAGCCTCAGAGGAGTCTGGAGCTGTAGGAAGATATCACCATGGCTACTAACGCCAGCATGTGCTGCCGCCTGTTTGACAGACACAAGAATGTGACACATTTCAGAAAAGTCCTCGTACAGTGCGTTAATGGAAACATTCAGAGACTCTATTCCAGTGCTACGCACAAGGAAAATGAACTTGCACTTGGAGACTCGACTTCAGCTGCTGCCAACTTCGCCGCTTCTCCGAAAACCAGGTCAAGACAGGTAATACACTGCTCAAATCACTGTTGTCTCATTACTGGCTAGTACCTGAGTTATTAACTAACGCTAGTTCATGAGTAGAGGCATAGGTGACAAGTTGTGTTGTCCAGTTTAAGGCCCGGTAAAGGCCCAGTTTAAACACTGTCAGGGACTAAATATTAAACCAGCAAGTTAGTGACTGTGCAGCACTGGTGCTGTCAAGTAAAGGGGTTTTGTGGGACGCTAGCATACTGCAACTTTACACTAGTTTATTTTCCCTGATAGAGATTCATCACCAAGGATTCTAGCAATTGCTGTTTTAATGATAGTGCAGGTCTACTTATCCCTATTATCACCACTATCAACAGTTCAGTCCTAAATCTATACAAATCAAATGGGGATAATCCTGAGATGACATAAATTAATCTCATAACGTGTCTTGAGGCACTGTTCACTTATCCACCAGTTTAGCTGTCATTGCAGGCAAATTTGATGTCCTTACTAACCAGTAATGTAAGCGTATAGTTTTATTCTAGAAATAACATGCATACAGTTTTTCTTGCATGTCAGAGCATAAATTAAGCTCTACTAAACCTCAGAAGTTGACTGTTGCTATCCTGCTGTACTGCAAATGACAGTCAGCCATGGCAATGTGAAATTCATTGTTTTACAAGTTGCTTTGTCTGTTTGCCTGGCAGGCACTTGAACTATCAGTGACAGGGTGAAtgaacaaagaaacattttaggGGTGTGTTTTAAGGAGCAGTGGGTTCATAACATTAGCCTGAGATAACAGACATTAAGAATATAAAGTGGATGCATTAGGAGTCAGGATCAGGGTGGGTCCTGTAATTAACATTAGTGTGTCTTACTAACTGATTACTCACGTGTTTGCCTTTGTGTGTATAACTTCTGACATAACAGCAACCCACTGTTGACAGTCAAAGGTCATGAGCCTTTTACAAAGCCATGTGCAGCTCCCTCAGTATGGCTGACTTAGCGACGCCTTGTGATCTATTGATAcgtttatttaaatgtagacAATTCAGGTGTTACACAAATCCCTGCATTTCATACCTTGCACAAACCCTAAATAGTTGAACTGTTTTCAGAATAAGGCACTGATATCATTTCAAATGGCATGAGAATAAAATGACTCTTATGGTATGTTGACTGAATAAATTTGGGTTTTAATGACATGGCACTGCAACTGTTCCCTTCATACCATCTATTTCCATTTGTCAGAtcagttgtctttcttttccccAGGAGAGGCTCAGAGACCACAGCATACCCTTTTCAGCATTCTTGACTGACAACTTTGGCCGGAGACACAGCTACCTGCGCATCTCCCTGACCGAGAAATGCAACCTGCGCTGTGAGTAGATCTGATCCCACTGTGTCCGCAGCTTCTTTGGTTTATTTTCCACGCTGCTGACATAGCTTGTAGCAACCACGGTTTGTTATAATGATCCTACTGATTCCATTactaaaaacacaatgttagaTTCACTGCAGCAGGCAGCGTTGTATTCTCTCTTTTATAGAGGTCAGGATCAGCTTTAGAAGATCTGGTGGGGATTAATTGTTCCTATCTTCAGCAGTGGGTTAATTCCCGACAAGAAAGCAGGACTTATTTCATGTTGGAAGAACTGTCCTTCCAAACTTTATGACACCCTGctacaaaaagaggaaattgcAGCAGAACATGGAAAGTGATGTTTTGAACATAGTCTTTCAAAATGGACTGGCTTTTACCTGAAGAGGATAACCTTGCCTGAAGCTCCTTTTCTTATCTTTCTCAAGGTCAAGGCCCCTTTTAGTTCTTGCTTTTGCTCAGTGATGTTCTTTGGATTCATTGTCAATGCACTGAAATGGAATGACATCTTGTTTGTGAAATTATATGCAGCAGTAGCAGAGTTCAATTTATCCAAATCAGTACTTGTAGCGTAAGAAATGAGAGGCATAAGAGATTTTcatagaaacaaaataaatgttacacTGTCTGCATGTTGCATGTgattaaatactgaaaaatagggttaaatgtgtaaaaatctTTGGGAACTTTATCACATCAACTTGAAAACAGTATATaaccctgttcacacctggcattaaaatgcatctcaGGTGAtttgatcacaagtggacagctctaagtacaggtgagAACGCACCCTAGACGCACTGAGATCCAAtcgctcagaccacattcggaggtggtctgggccgcatatGGCCACATTCTTGTAGCAGTGTGTACTGAATATGTCttgggccacattgaaggaccgcctactcaactgacgtcctctgcCTAAGCTGAACTATGTACTCATTCACTTGCCAACGGTGTCATATTAAAGTGTGAAACAACAAGAGGGCTGGAGCagagagtatgaagttagcagtatagctgtgaaggtagcagtgcagtgtgtttacagtttaggatatttgtcagtgaataaatgctacaactcctcaagacccaagCCAAGTTCCCGTGTCTTGCTtgccacctgctgattaaagtgaagggaGTTAGCCCTGACagtgggttagcctaacctgaccaagCTCATTTAAGGTGGACTGAGCTTTGGACCAGCTATACTCATTTCAGTGACAATCTAGGCCGCTCCTATCgaagaaatgtctggctgctgcgTCTCTCCTGAGTTTTGCTCTCCTCTGCACCGCATTTGGTCTTTTCAAATggagcggggaagtgagatcagATCACAAGTGCTCACTCGAGACGCATGTGAAGATGCAttctaatgccaggtgtgaacttACGCacttaaagctgtccacttgtgatcggatcacccaagatgCGTGTTAGGCAGGTGTAAGCAGGACCTAAGTTACTGGACAGATAAACTACCATGTATTTGGTGAATGTAACATCAGTCCATTTCCTGGCTGCTTATAATTTATTActctttaaaaaatgagagaaatgacagaaaaatgaaatgtacacAAAGTCATATTAGGTGGGTCCTTATCGGTGTTCATCCTGGGTTGGTCGGGCGTTGGTCAGATAAATGTGTTCATCACCAGTGGCAGTATTATCTTGAAAGTAAAGACATTATTGTCATACATTCAGGCCACACCTGATAATATGTCCATGGAAAGCAAAGTGGAGCAGTAATATCTGAGAGTCCAACCCTGGAAGATAGAGTTGGTCATTGTGGAAAAAGattgttaaatacattttttgtcaaattcagggAATGTCTCCTCACGGTCCGCTAGCTGCTGTTCTGTGTTCATACACAACACTGGCTCTGTtaatgagaaacaaacaaagtggCTCAGACCCAGCCACACAACactattccagccaatcagcaggggTTGTTCTCACAGACACCcccatgtttttttatgctctgagtctgtttctgtcacatttagtgaagtgtaatctgagcaggcagctgtttaaattacacaaatatccccctgtatgtgtgttttcaacttattaacTGTATCAGTGATGTCTTCCCCTGTAGacgacatgcaaactattttggttcagtaaatctgtgctgtcagtcagtctggtgAAGGTAGTTTGTGCGGctctccaggagctgcagctgacagacggctgcttctgtggacagagacgcaggtcgagtgagaagtgaggaggctgcagagaggtggagagtgtggctggactgttgtgctcacatgagacaattttttttttctgcttgtgataatgtgtgagaggaacagaagtgactctacagctgacgcatCACTCTGGATTTCGCCATATTTGTCTTTTGGGCGTTCTCTTTGCAATGTGcgtccatgaatttgggggatggagcttctgaaggagcatgaGGAGAGGGGTGTATTTGTTGGGATGtgtagttcaaatatcaacaatctttctccagaatgactgactttACCTTTATACATATCAGATACAGTTAAATGACTCAATTATATCCCAAACTTTTATTGATATTTGtacaaattgcattttttaGAATAGGTGAATGGTGACTACAGAAAACACTCATCAAACAatagttttcatcagaatacATAGACTTTAACATGTCtggtttcatatttttataatttttccaCATTCTCAGTAAGTCATGTTGGTGAATAGATCCACCTCTGTGGCACTTTCCATGAAGGATTCACCAGAACCTCACATATTAAGAAATATGTGATACTGTAGGATAAAGGCAACTGTTGAATAGCACGTTATATCTCTGTTGCtatctcatctcattttcaggtcAGTACTGCATGCCAGAGGAGGGGGTGAAGCTGACGCCACGGGGCCAGCTGCTGTCCACCTCGGAGGTACTGACCCTGGCCCGCCTCTTCGTCCAGGAGGGGGTGGACAAAATCCGCCTGACTGGAGGAGAGCCCCTCATCAGACCTGATGTGCTGGATATCATTGGTAAGGAACTAGTAAAAGATGGAGGGGATAGGGGCTGTTCATGTCAGAGAGCCTGGACACAGAGAGCAGTTTTGGCTGTGATTTTGAGTTGTTTCAACACTTGCAACCAAGTTGTGGCGAGCACAAACTGCTTTTTGCAGTTTACCATATGACCAATTGACAGTCTTTTCAGAGGAAGGACTCAACATTTGCTATCCATGGCTATCAGTGATTCATTGGCTTACACTGTCAACTAGACTAGAGCTTTTTTGGAGCAAGTGACATGAGGAGAGACAAGTGAGGTGGAGAACTGATTTTCCATGCATGCCTTCAGGCTAAGACATACATGTGAAAGGGAAATGATTTGTTACAGTGCAGCTATATGCTCAGTCTAATGAGGTATTATCAcagcattttaattttacagCCTGATTTGTAAATTAACCGTTGCAGTCTTGACCACAGTGGGGTCACGTTCTGTGAACAGTGCTCATGGGACCGACATTAAAGCATGACATGAATGAACAAAGCAATGCAGTGTAACCAATGgaaaatgtctttgtagaaAGAAGACCACAGGCTGCCAGCAGCTCTATAAAGATAAGCAATTATCACTGTGTCACCTGACTGACAACCACTGTGACCTCACATGACCCTCATCAAGGTTTATTGGACTGAATAATTTGCATAAAGTAGAAACCAGACCCTTGATCTACTGTGTATGTTGAGTATGTACATAGAGTATGTATGTACTGTTAAACACATCCATGACATTTGGCTATGTAAAGCTTTTTCTCATATCAATTTCAAACCTTTGTGCTAAAATGCAGCAAACAGATGTACATTCATTGTTTCAGTCACTAAGTTTATGCAGTGGTGCTGGCCTGACTACATCATCTGGAGAGGCTTGCACCAACTGTGTGTAAAGTCGTCCATACGTTCTAAGTAACTACTAGCTAGCAATTAACTATAAACTGGAAGTTATTGTAGCCTCACAAACTGCAACATAACTTCCAGAAACAGCAGTTTTATGGGGCCTAGTgatatattaaacttgaatcCCAATCCTTTGTACTCTAATGTCAGAGTCAGTAGCATTTATGCAGTTTAGAGTGGGTGGGAAATATCAAATTAAGCTAACCTAACTAATAATAGATGGTCATTTAGTTTGACATTATTAgcataatgtgttttttttcatttttgtaacatataatttaaaatgtctcCAGTTAGCATCATTATTAAAAAAGGCAGCCTATCAGCAAGGCAgattttattttcagctttCTTATCTTAGTTAGCTACGCAACTGCCTTACCCCCGGCAGTTACTAGGTTTAAACCTCCACTTAGTAAATAGGTAAAAATTTGAACTCACTAACAGCTGATGCATGGGTCTCCACGGTAATGTCCACCTCATGTCCCCACATTCCCCCATCTTTTAATCTTCCTGCGTCTCACTCTCTTCTCttgttcctgttttcttttcctgtttactCTCCCTCTACAGCAGAATTGAGGAAGTTGGAGGGTCTGAAAACCATCGCCGTAACGACTAATGGCATGAACCTGGCCAGGCTTCTGCCTAAGCTGAAAGATGCCGGCCTCGACCTGATTAACATCAGCCTGGATTCACTGGTCCCTGCCAAATTTGAGTTCATTGTTAGGCGGAAAGGTAGGGGAAAattgctgttgttttaaaacaccTTATATAGCATTTGACCTGTAATGTCACCTGCAAGGGATTAAAGCTTACAATGTTAAATAGTTGAtgtaagaaagagagacaatAGTACAAGGACAGAAACTGTTTTTGATGCGCTACTACAAGATAATCTTAGAATAGATAATTGTAGCTTAAGTATACTTACCTGCAGCAGTGTCTTAGGTGGAATCAAGAGAACAAATGTCAAGTTGTATACTGTCCTTGCTGCTGTCTCAGTGTTAAGGTTTCATCACACTCCAATTAACTGGTGATGTTTAgtctgcagtttatttttccTCTAGAAAATAGTGTAATGGTGTTCATTTGGCTCTGCTGTTGCAGTTCTCTGTCTTTGTCCAAAACCACAAGTTGTTGACAGCCTAAATCAACACTGTGTATAtgtatgctgctgctgttgtcggTCAATCCCACTAGTTTACAGAAGGAGCCTGTAAACCTTAAACAAACGGGGAGGGGAGGTGACAGCAGGGCAGAGCTGTGGGTGGTTGGCATGTGGAAGGCAGACACAGATGGGCCGACTGAGATTAGGAGataagtgagagaaaaaaacattctggcATGTGGAAAAAAGCAACGTCTGAGCCAGTCTTCTTCCACAACACCTGATTTTTAGGTATTAGGTTTAGCAAACATTAGATATTATAGGTAGAGACTGAAAGGAATCTTGTTTCTCAGCCTTTAATAAACATATTCAGGGCTTTAAGTACAGCCTATGTGACATTCAATCGCTGTTATGAGAATGCCAGACTAAACATAAGCCTCACCTGCTGCATTGATGCTTTCATCCTGTGCAAGTCTGCCTGGATTTGTGGGTTTTGCgcagatgaaaacaaatgatggGGGTAACCTTGGCAGCTTACTGTTAAAGGCTCTGGCTGCTGCTGAGAGATTAGTTGTGGATGTGTTCATATCAGTGGTTTGTGGTGAATCGTGGACTTAGTCAGATGTTAAAATGCAGTGAGCAGAGAAAGCCAAGCTCGTACATCACTCAACTCTGATCTTAAGATGATCTCGAGCCAGTGGTATTACTCAATGCTTTTTCACCTAAAACACAATCTCCTCTTTAGATCTGAACTTGTTGCACGGAATTCAAAGATAAAGTGTTgatagtgtcttttttttctccccaggGTTCCACAAGGTCATGGAGGGCATTGATAAGGCCATCGAAATGGGTTACAACCCTGTCAAGGTatttttgttcatcttttcaAACTTGCTTTTACTTAGAAACATTGACTATAATTTCACCCACAGCATTAAAgatcatttatttactatttgttttaaaatctctttcatttgtcgctttttctgctctgtttttaaCATTCCTGTTTCTTGCATCTGTCTTTTTTCGTTAGTATTAAATTATGACATATTTATTGGAACTTTTCCGATATGGACAGATGGATATGTAATATGGAAGATTTTTTACTGCTAGAAATATTATACATGTATTGTGGTAACAGAAGCATAGTTGGATAGAAAAAATACAGCATGGTGCTCTAAAATGTGAATTCTCCCCATGTTGCACTTACGACTGTTGTCAAGACACTGTTAGAACCAGCAGCAAATATTAAAGGATGAGTGTCTGCTTTATTAGAGTAAAGAAAAAATGGCTGTTATTGGCAGCACAGTGTTGTTCAAAAATTGCtgaataaagtattttatttgtgtCCTGACATTTTACCCACAAAAGCTGAGCCTCTCTCTGCTACTTCCTCATTTTCTGTATGTGACTAATGACTGCCTACCCCAGTTCCACTTCACACTGTGCAGGTTTAAGAGAATAAACAAACAtctaaacagacacacacacacacaacctggcTCCCCTCATGAGACCTTTAGTGTGATTATATGAAGTGTTGctactgctgtgtttctggAATGCAAAGATCCCATAAAACATCATGGTTCAGTTGTCAGTTTAGTCTGAGTGAAGGACTGAGTGATTTCAAACTGTGTCAGAAGGAGGTCAGAACAAGATCagctttgggaaaaaaaagtttaagattactgctgctgttttaaaagtTCACATTCTTAATCAAATCCCTGAGATAATAAGACTCTGCAGGAATCATAATCTTTAAAAACTCTGAATCACAGTTCATTTCTGGTCCTTGAACAATGTTCCTCAGAGTGACGCATTGTTGTGTGCTGCCCTCTGTAGGTCAACTGTGTGGTCATGCGAGGCCTCAATGAAGACGAGCTGCTGGACTTTGTGGCGCTGACAGAGAAGAAGCCTCTGCAGGTGCGCTTCATCGAATACATGCCCTTCGATGGTAAGTGCACTCTTCCCACTATGTGTTACTATGCAGGTCTGCAAAGGTATCTGAAAACAAGTTTATGGTCACATTATAGTACTGAGGGATTTGCTTACattatttatgaaaataaaaatgcaaaaaaatgcagAGTAACGCTGCATACAATGCACATGACTCCTGAAGCAGGTTTGAAGTTAAATCAACCAGCTGAATATTTGACAAACAATGTTCAGAAATAATCAGTGTTTTCTTGTGGAACCAAGAAaattttaagcttttaaaataGAACAACagtatttgtcttgttttgctcCCTTTTCCCTCTGTGAAGAAAATGTCATCTGTTCAGATTTACTTGCAGAAATAGTACTGATGTGCTGCTGTCTGAAGGTTTGGCAGAAATTCCTGGTTGTTGAATTAATTGATGACCCAAAAGATGCCTGTAGCTTGTGATATGCTACACCCCACACTGACCCACATtgcctcttctcctctctgcaggCAACAAGTGGAACTTTAAGAAGATGGTGAGCTACCAGGAGATGTTGGACCACATCAAGCAGCAGTGGCCCCACCTAGAAATGCTTCAAactggacacacagacacagccaAGGTCAATTTCTTCCAACTGGAACATTAGTTTGATCCCGTGTGGAGCTTAACACTGGCAGATGATTTATTCAGCCTCCTGATTTTCATGAAGAACAGATGATGATGGCACTGTTCATTCTTGTTATTTATGATTcttaaaaaaatcatcttttgaCTGTTCTATTTTTTTATCAAGTGaatcaacatttcctgcttaCAGATTCTTGAATATGAGAATTtgcttattttctgtttcatatcatttcaaaTTGAGTGTCTTAGTGGAGTTTTTACTGTTGGTCAGACAGTAAGAGTCATTATAAGTAGTGCACACCAGATTCATGTTGGTCTAAAACTTTCTACATTAATGGtcatttaaccttttttttttgggccaCATCTCAGACAAACATATTATCCAAATCCTAGATCTTTCTCAGTGACACTTGTCTGAtgctttattttgtctttcaacAGACTTTTAAAGTGCCAGGCTTCAAAGGTCAAGTGGGCTTCATCACCTCCATGTCTGACCATTTCTGTGGCTCCTGCAACCGCTTACGCATCACTGCAGACGGCAACCTCAAGGTAAAGCTACAGCTGTGCTTCAaggacattttaatgttttaatgtgtgttaaaggaccagtgtgtaagatttagtggcatctagtggtgaggttgcagat
This window harbors:
- the mocs1 gene encoding molybdenum cofactor biosynthesis protein 1 isoform X2 codes for the protein MATNASMCCRLFDRHKNVTHFRKVLVQCVNGNIQRLYSSATHKENELALGDSTSAAANFAASPKTRSRQERLRDHSIPFSAFLTDNFGRRHSYLRISLTEKCNLRCQYCMPEEGVKLTPRGQLLSTSEVLTLARLFVQEGVDKIRLTGGEPLIRPDVLDIIAELRKLEGLKTIAVTTNGMNLARLLPKLKDAGLDLINISLDSLVPAKFEFIVRRKGFHKVMEGIDKAIEMGYNPVKVNCVVMRGLNEDELLDFVALTEKKPLQVRFIEYMPFDGNKWNFKKMVSYQEMLDHIKQQWPHLEMLQTGHTDTAKTFKVPGFKGQVGFITSMSDHFCGSCNRLRITADGNLKVCLFGNSEVSLRDVLRSGASDEELLQIIGAAVGRKKKQHAGMFSISQMKNRPMILIGG